TCTTTTCTTAAAAAGTGGCCGGCTTCCTGGTTCTTGTCCGAAAGGTAATAATCGTCGGTATCCCACAGTATTTCAGCTATTCCTGAATTTACCAGGGTGGACGTAATCTTTTGCTCGGACACAGTGAGTGCATTAAACCCGGCGAAATAGATCTTTTTCCAGGTCAATGTCAGGGAGATGTCATCGATTGTTTCAGCTACCTTTCGAAATATATGCCCTTTTTCAGCCTCCTTTTTGATTTCCGCTTGTTTACTCAATGCATGATAGTAGTCATACAACGACCGGTAAAAGCGCAGATAATTTTTCATCATCTCTGTAAGCTGGGGATTTCCGGGGTTCCACTTTTCTATTGCTTTGGCTTCAGTGAGGTAATTGAACAACGCTTTGGCATCCACCAGGTTCATGTCAATCTCACTGATGTCTTTCAGTAGTAACTGTCCCCATTGCAGAAACTCGTCGAATGGTTGTTGATTCTCACCTTCGATGGTTTTGTGTATTTCATAAAAATCGAAAAGCAAACCAACAGGGTCAGCAAGCCGGTAGCCCGAAACGTGCACACAAAAGTCCTCAATAGAGAAGATATCCGGCGACCAGGTAGTTTTACCCGTGATTTCAGGTAGCAGTTTTTTTAAAAACAGACCTGCCCGGCGGTTGGGCAGCACGATACACACATCGGCCAGGTTGCCGGGATGTCGTGAACAAATATGATAGGAAACTTTTGATAAAAAACTTTGCATATCAGAGGGGAGTTAATGAAAGGTCAAAAGTATGTTTTTTGGCTTTAAGGAGCCAAATTTATCGTTCTGAATCCATGTGTAATACCTTCAAGCGTTTACCGTGTTCCAGGAAGACAATTCTAATGAATAAACACAAAAAACCATCTGATAATCAGCATGCTGGTCTTTCCTCATGTTGATCTGAGATGAACTGTTTAGGCGTCATACCCGTATGTTTTTTAAAAGCCTGATAAAATGGTGATTTTGAATTAAACCCTGCTTTTAATGCAATAGCGTCAATGGTCATCTTGTTCACTTCATCTGAAACGAGGATATGTTTTGCCTCCTCAATCCTGTAAAAGTTAATATGATCGTTAAAATTGAGTAGTGTCTTTTCATTGATCACCTGTGAAAGTTCTTTTGGAGCTACATTGATGGCTCTTGATGCATCCTGCAACGACAATTTACTATTCAACCAGGGCTTGGATTGATCCTGAAGAAAAGTCATAAATCGATCAAGAATTTCGTTTTTATTATCCTCTTTGAGAAGAGAACGGCTGTATTTTTCCACAGGCCTTTTTTGGGAAGACAGGTAACCATATAATAAATCGGGGAAAAACAGCAAGGCAATGGTTGAAGTATAAAGGAACAGTGTCACCATGGTAATTGCATACCGGTAGGGGTCTTCAAACAGGTGTAAACCTGTAATATGGTCTGTTAAAAACCCCAAACCAAGCATCAGCTGTCCTGAAAGAAATATCGAGAACCAGAGGACTAATGATTTTTGGCCGTCATCAGCTACTTTTTGCCTGAACTTCAAAAAATATAAAACTTGTAAAGCAAAATACGCAATCACGCTGATTGTTTTGAACAGATAATGTAGCGGGATGATCACCGAACCTCCTTCAACAAGTTCATAATAAAACTCTACCTTCTCTTCCGGACTGCTTAAGTAGAAAGGCAAAAATTCGATGATATTCAATAAAAAAGGCAACAGGTGAAGCAAATGAATCCAGCGAAATCTGAAATTGGCATGCAATGAAGAGTAGGTATAAAAGAAACAAGCCGGAGGAAAAAGATAGTGAATGGGACTTTCGATACGGATTAGGTGGGGTATTGAGCCCGTTTTGCCTGAATACATCAATGCGCCGAGTATTACTGTTACAGAAGCCACAAGTATAGAAAGTGCCAGGCTGATCCTGATTTCCTTTTTCCCTTGCATTTTCGTAAAAATGATCATACTTACAATTATTCCCAGAAGGCTGCCAAAATAACTGAACAGTTCAGAAAAAGTGAAACTCATTGGGGATCATTTTTAATCTTGCGAAAATAGAAAATGTCCTGAATAATGATTCGAGACAACAAAATCATTTTGAAAGATTAATATATGATGCTGAAATAGTGGTTTTTACGGAAAAAGGAAAAGATTTATTTGAAGTACATTAAAATTGAATTCAACAAGGACATCTCTACATTGTTTGTATGAATAATTTTGCTAAAATCTTACATAGATCATTCAAAAGTTGACTTCTCAACAATTTATTCAATTTTTTATTCATTCATTCAATCAATTTCAATTATCATGTTTAAAATCAGATTTTTAGCCTTAATCTTATTGTTGCCGATCTTGTTGGCAGCACAGGAGAGCAAAAAGCCAAATATCCTCGTTATCTGGGGTGATGATATCGGCACCTGGAACATCAGCCACAACAATCGCGGGATGATGGGTTACCGTACGCCCAACATTGACCGCATTGCCAGTGAAGGAGTATCGTTCACAGACTATTACGCTCAACAAAGTTGCACTGCGGGTAGGGCTGCATTTCTCAGTGGTTCAGTTCCGGTTCGTTCGGGAATGACCAAAGTTGGAATGCCCGGAGCTAAAGAGGGGTGGCAGCAAACTGATGTAACTATTGCCACTGTTATGAAAGGGGCAGGTTATGCAACTGGTCAGTTTGGTAAAAATCACCAAGGTGACCGTGATGAACATTTACCGACAATGCACGGTTTCGATGAATTTTTTGGTAACCTGTATCATTTAAATGCGGAAGAAGAACCAGAAAATGAAGATTATCCGGCTGATATGATTTTGAAAAGCGGAAAAACCTTTGCAGAAACCTATGCACCGCGTGGTGTTTTAAAAAGTAAAGCCGATGGAAAAGGTGGACAGACCATCGAAAACACTGGTCCATTAACAAAAAAACGCATGGAGTCAATTGATGATGAGTCTGTTGCTGCGGCGATTGATTTTATCAAACGCAAAAATGCTGACGGCGAACCATTCTTTTGTTGGTGGAATGGTACCCGTATGCATTTTCGAACACATGTTAAAGATGAACTTCGCGGTATTTCAGGACAAGACGAATACGGTGATGGAATGGTTGAACATGATATGCACGTTGGGCAATTGCTCCAGCTCCTTGACGAATTGGGAATTGCTGATAATACAGTTGTACTTTATTCTACTGATAATGGTCCACATTACAACACATGGCCTGATGCCGGCACAACACCTTTTCATGGAGAAAAGAACTCAAGTTGGGAAGGTGCCTTTCGTGTACCTGCCTTTATTCGCTGGCCAGGGCATTTCCCTGAAAATGTAACCTTAAACGGGATTGTTGCACACGAAGACTGGTTGCCAACTTTTGCAGCTATTGCAGGCGATACAGATGTGAAAGAAAGATTACTAAGCGGAACAACAATTAATGGGCGATCCTATAAAAATTACATTGATGGTGAAAATCAATTGTATTATTTAACAGGAAATGTGAAAGAATCGCCCCGGAAGGGATTTATTTATGTAAACGATGCCGGGGAAATTGCTGCGTTACGGTATGGCGACTGGAAAGCGATGTTCCTTGAAAACAGAGCAAAACAATTACAAATTTGGCTTGAGCCTTTCGTAGAATTGCGCGCTCCTTATTTGATAAATCTGCGTAGAGATCCATTTGAAAAGGCTATTGAAGGATCCAACACATATTATGATTGGTATATTGACAGGGCCTATATTTTGATTGCAATGCAGGGATATGCTTTTAATTTCCTTTCTACTTTGATCGATTACCCACCAAGCCAAACTGCAGGTGACTGGAGTTTGTCAAAAACACAGAAAAAGATAGAATCGATGACAAGCGGCTCAATCGGAGGGCATTAATTTGAAGGTTAAAAATTATGATTGCTCTGTCATTTGGCAGGACAATCATAATTTTTAAACAAATAAGAACCAACA
Above is a window of Bacteroidales bacterium DNA encoding:
- a CDS encoding AraC family transcriptional regulator, with translation MSFTFSELFSYFGSLLGIIVSMIIFTKMQGKKEIRISLALSILVASVTVILGALMYSGKTGSIPHLIRIESPIHYLFPPACFFYTYSSLHANFRFRWIHLLHLLPFLLNIIEFLPFYLSSPEEKVEFYYELVEGGSVIIPLHYLFKTISVIAYFALQVLYFLKFRQKVADDGQKSLVLWFSIFLSGQLMLGLGFLTDHITGLHLFEDPYRYAITMVTLFLYTSTIALLFFPDLLYGYLSSQKRPVEKYSRSLLKEDNKNEILDRFMTFLQDQSKPWLNSKLSLQDASRAINVAPKELSQVINEKTLLNFNDHINFYRIEEAKHILVSDEVNKMTIDAIALKAGFNSKSPFYQAFKKHTGMTPKQFISDQHEERPAC
- a CDS encoding arylsulfatase, with the translated sequence MFKIRFLALILLLPILLAAQESKKPNILVIWGDDIGTWNISHNNRGMMGYRTPNIDRIASEGVSFTDYYAQQSCTAGRAAFLSGSVPVRSGMTKVGMPGAKEGWQQTDVTIATVMKGAGYATGQFGKNHQGDRDEHLPTMHGFDEFFGNLYHLNAEEEPENEDYPADMILKSGKTFAETYAPRGVLKSKADGKGGQTIENTGPLTKKRMESIDDESVAAAIDFIKRKNADGEPFFCWWNGTRMHFRTHVKDELRGISGQDEYGDGMVEHDMHVGQLLQLLDELGIADNTVVLYSTDNGPHYNTWPDAGTTPFHGEKNSSWEGAFRVPAFIRWPGHFPENVTLNGIVAHEDWLPTFAAIAGDTDVKERLLSGTTINGRSYKNYIDGENQLYYLTGNVKESPRKGFIYVNDAGEIAALRYGDWKAMFLENRAKQLQIWLEPFVELRAPYLINLRRDPFEKAIEGSNTYYDWYIDRAYILIAMQGYAFNFLSTLIDYPPSQTAGDWSLSKTQKKIESMTSGSIGGH